A genomic region of Mycobacterium sp. Aquia_213 contains the following coding sequences:
- a CDS encoding SCO1664 family protein has protein sequence MNPRNDDREVLRDGELTILGRIRSASNATFLCESTLGESSVHCVYKPVSGEQPLWDFPDGTLAGRELAAYQVSTQLGWNLVPYTIIRHGPAGPGMLQLWVQQPGDAVDSDPRPGPDLVDLFPAGRQQPGYLPVLRAHDYSGDEVILMHADDIRLWRMAVFDVLINNADRKGGHVLRDLEGHIYGVDHGVCLHVENKLRTVLWGWAGKPIDDPTLASVAGLADALAGELGDALAGQITRTEIAALGARAHALLDNPVMPVPNRHRPIPWPAF, from the coding sequence ATGAACCCGAGGAATGACGATCGAGAGGTCTTGCGGGACGGCGAGCTGACGATTCTCGGACGGATCCGCTCGGCCAGTAACGCCACCTTCCTGTGCGAGTCCACGCTCGGCGAGTCCAGCGTGCACTGCGTCTACAAGCCGGTCTCCGGTGAGCAGCCGCTCTGGGACTTCCCTGACGGGACGCTGGCCGGCCGCGAACTTGCCGCGTATCAGGTTTCGACGCAGCTGGGCTGGAACCTGGTGCCCTACACCATCATTCGCCACGGTCCGGCAGGGCCGGGCATGTTGCAGCTGTGGGTGCAGCAGCCCGGCGACGCGGTGGACAGCGATCCGCGGCCCGGGCCGGATCTGGTCGACCTGTTTCCCGCGGGCCGGCAGCAGCCGGGTTATCTGCCGGTGCTACGGGCCCACGACTACAGCGGCGACGAGGTCATCCTGATGCACGCCGACGACATTCGCTTGTGGCGGATGGCGGTTTTCGACGTGCTGATCAACAACGCCGACCGCAAGGGCGGGCACGTCCTGCGCGACCTCGAGGGCCACATCTACGGCGTCGATCACGGGGTCTGCCTGCACGTCGAGAACAAACTGCGCACGGTGCTGTGGGGATGGGCCGGCAAGCCGATCGACGATCCGACCCTGGCGTCCGTCGCCGGCCTGGCCGACGCGCTGGCCGGCGAGCTCGGCGATGCGCTGGCCGGGCAGATCACCCGGACGGAGATCGCGGCACTGGGCGCGCGGGCGCACGCGCTGCTGGACAACCCGGTGATGCCCGTCCCCAATCGGCATCGGCCCATTCCCTGGCCCGCGTTTTAG
- a CDS encoding 3'(2'),5'-bisphosphate nucleotidase CysQ — protein sequence MTDAELAADLAADAGELLLKVREEIGFGHPWMLGDAGDSLANELILRRLRAERPDDAVLSEEAYDDLKRLKHDRVWIIDPVDGTREFSTPGRDDWAVHIALWQRPTDGRREITDAAVSLPARDNIVYRSDTVTDSQARVGIPHTLRIAVSATRPPAVLHRMRQSLAIQPVGIGSAGAKAMAIIDGDVDAYLHAGGQWEWDSAAPAGVVMAAGMHASRLDGSPMRYNQEDPYLPDFVMCRAEVAPILLGAIRDAWR from the coding sequence ATGACTGACGCCGAATTGGCCGCCGATCTCGCCGCCGACGCGGGGGAACTGCTGCTGAAAGTGCGCGAGGAGATCGGGTTCGGTCATCCCTGGATGCTCGGCGACGCGGGCGACAGCCTGGCCAACGAGCTGATCCTGCGGCGGCTGCGCGCCGAGCGTCCCGACGACGCGGTGCTCAGCGAGGAAGCCTATGACGATCTCAAGCGGCTCAAGCACGACCGGGTGTGGATCATCGACCCGGTGGACGGCACCCGCGAGTTCTCCACCCCGGGGCGTGACGACTGGGCGGTACACATCGCGCTGTGGCAGCGTCCCACCGATGGCCGACGCGAAATCACCGATGCGGCAGTCTCTTTGCCGGCCCGGGACAACATCGTGTATCGCAGTGACACGGTGACCGACAGCCAGGCGCGGGTCGGGATTCCACACACGTTGCGGATCGCCGTCAGTGCCACCCGGCCACCGGCCGTGCTGCATCGCATGCGGCAGTCGCTGGCGATCCAGCCGGTCGGCATCGGCTCGGCCGGCGCCAAGGCGATGGCCATCATCGACGGTGACGTCGACGCCTATCTGCACGCCGGCGGCCAATGGGAATGGGATTCGGCGGCGCCGGCGGGGGTGGTGATGGCCGCGGGTATGCACGCGTCGCGACTGGACGGCTCGCCGATGCGCTACAACCAGGAGGACCCGTACCTGCCGGACTTCGTGATGTGTCGCGCCGAAGTGGCGCCGATCCTGCTCGGCGCCATCCGCGACGCCTGGCGCTAG